In Acinonyx jubatus isolate Ajub_Pintada_27869175 chromosome B3, VMU_Ajub_asm_v1.0, whole genome shotgun sequence, a genomic segment contains:
- the GREM1 gene encoding gremlin-1: MPRTRCAFRGPGDQVCSESPTLCPADPAPSRGGSGHGRTPRPASRAQARKTRRTDSMSRTAYTVGALLLLLGTLLPTAEGKKKGSQGAIPPPDKAQHNDSEQTQSPQQPGSRNRGRGQGRGTAMPGEEVLESSQEALHVTERKYLKRDWCKTQPLKQTIHEEGCNSRTIINRFCYGQCNSFYIPRHIRKEEGSFQSCSFCKPKKFTTMMVTLNCPELQPPTKKKRVTRVKQCRCISIDLD; this comes from the exons ATGCCCCGCACTCGGTGCGCCTTCCGCGGACCGGGCGACCAAGTGTGCAGCGAGAGCCCTACTCTCTGTCCGGCTGACCCCGCGCCAAGCCGGGGCGGCTCGGGCCACGGCCGCACACCGCGCCCCGCGTCGAGAGCGCAGGCCCGAAAGACCCGCCGCACTGACAG CATGAGCCGCACGGCCTACACTGTGGGAGCCCTGCTTCTCCTGTTGGGGACCCTGCTGCCCACCgctgaagggaaaaagaaggggtCCCAGGGTGCCATCCCCCCGCCAGACAAGGCCCAGCACAATGACTCAGAGCAGACTCAGTCTCCCCAGCAGCCCGGCTCCAGGAACCGGGGGCGCGGCCAAGGGCGAGGCACCGCCATGCCCGGCGAGGAGGTGCTGGAGTCCAGCCAGGAGGCCCTGCATGTGACTGAGCGCAAATACCTGAAGCGGGACTGGTGCAAAACCCAGCCGCTGAAGCAGACCATCCACGAGGAGGGCTGCAACAGCCGCACCATCATCAACCGCTTCTGCTATGGCCAGTGCAACTCCTTCTACATCCCCAGGCACATCCGGAAGGAGGAGGGCTCCTTTCAGTCCTGCTCTTTCTGCAAGCCCAAGAAATTCACCACCATGATGGTCACCCTCAACTGCCCCGAACTGCAGCCGCCCACCAAGAAGAAGAGGGTCACTCGAGTCAAGCAGTGTCGATGCATATCCATCGATCTGGATTAA